The Arachis duranensis cultivar V14167 chromosome 9, aradu.V14167.gnm2.J7QH, whole genome shotgun sequence genomic sequence GAGCCACGGTAAATGTGAGTAAACACCGGTAAGTAGGAAATGTAATGGATTAGTAATTGTAGTTTGTGAGGGTCAtttattcaaatttcaaaatactTGAAACAGGGGGAATTGaaatagaaatcaaaaagaaaaattaaaaaatatcccaAATTTTAGAATTGAATGAGCAGACCTTTAAGCAAGTTAGAGAAGTTATGGTTCATCTTGAAGCTCTGCAAACTGTTGCGGGAGGTGGCTGCATGCCATCCCCAAAGAGGCGATTGGAATCTATGTCGGCGATTCAGCGGAGAAGAGCAGAAGAATAGTGGAACAGTAGGGTTCGCGCCGTCGTTGTCTCTCCTCTGTCTCCTTTGAAGTGCCCCTTCGATCTCTCTCAAGGGTGGAACCCTTGAACTCTGGAGGCTGGTTCTGGATCTCTGACTCGCCTGGTGTCCCTTGTGTTTGCTGGGTTGCGTCGTTGCTCTTCGGAAATGGTGAAATTTGGCTCCTGTTCATTCTTATTCTGTGCTCTTACATTGGTGAGTATAATTTTTTAGCTTTGTTCTATATTGGAGGAATATGCAATTatgctgaatttgttgagatGGTTGTTAATCTGTTGTGTTAAGCATTGGATATACTGGTTTTGTTTCTCAAAAAAATGCACAGAGTTTCTTAAATTGAATTTCTGAAAGTAAGTTAATACCTCTATTATGATGCTTAGGAACAAGATGAACCCTGTAATCGACCGCCGAAAAAATTGTTTATTAGGGGCTGCTTGTGATTGGAACAACAGCAAATCCTTATGACTTTACCAAGAACAGTAAACTTAACAGAATATTTAACCGTTGTCATGGTCTTGAGGTCCCCATGCTGTAAAATCAAATGACCAAACTTATgcatttgaaaacaaaactatGTGCGTTTAGTATAAATGATTTTAGTTAAACtgaatttgatatattcttTTAGCAATTCTCTTCTGGTCAACCTTaacccaaaaattaaaaaattgtcttTGTAATATTAGAAACCAATGAGTCAACCAATTTATTTAGACCATACACTGTAATAAACTATTAATTGACGACTATGGACTTCGCTTAATGCTAATTTAAGTAGCAATTTTCTCCATTTAAGTTAATTCCATAAGCGACAATGTGTACGACATGCTTTGTTCCTCaatggatattttttttaaatccagGGATGTCTGATAGTGAGTCAGATTTGGATGATGGCAGCACATCAGGGTTGTCAGGTCATTGGACTGATGGTTGGAGCACCGATTCGGGAGATGGGGATGACTTGAACGGGTTGGAGGAACCGCTGACTGAGGAAGGGGATATTGGCCATTCCGACAGTGAATACGACGGCAGGGATGGTGGTGGAAGCTATATGCATGCTGCTGTAGAGGATCATGCAAACTTCGAGAATGTCATGGGTATACAATTCAGCTATCCAGACCCTGTGATTGCTTCCGTGTTGTTATCTGTAGAATTTAATGGGATTGGAGATGCGTATGCAAGCTATGTCGCGTATGCAAAGGGTATTGGCTTTGCAGTGCGAAAGGGAGATTCTATTAAAGACGAGGAGGGGAATATTGTTAGAAAGTTTTTCTACTGCAATCGGCAAGGGCTGCGTGAAAAGAAGCATTACGAGCGAGTTGATAGAAAAAGGACTCATAAACCGGAGATGAGAACGAATTGCAATGCCAAGCTTGTGGTGTTTCTAGACAAAAGTTGTAGGAAATGGCGAACGAAAACATTGGTCGAGGAACATAATCACGAATTGGCGCCCCAAGAGTTCACTAATGTCATGGCTCCACATAGGAAGATCCCAGAAGGGCACAAAGCGCATATACATAGCATGCATGAAGATGGGTTcaaaacaactcaaataatGGGCTTCTTTGCCCACATGTGTGGTGGATATCAGAATCTTAACTTCATTAGTAAGGACTTGTATAATTATATGGATGGAGTTAGGCAATCAAGGATTGTCGAGGGAGATGCAGCCGCAGCAATAAACTACTTGAAGGGCAAGGCTGAGTTGGATCCGACGGCAGTTGTGCAGTACTCTTATTGCGCTGAGAAGCACCTTGGGCACCTATTTTGGTCATATGGTAACATGCAACATGACTATGAATGCTTTGGTGATGTGTTAGCATTTGACTCAACGTACAGAAAAAACTTATATAACAGACCTCTTGTGATCTTTTTTGGCACCAACCATCATAGACAGACAATTATTTTTGGGTTTGGTTTGCTAGAGGACGAGAAGATTCCGTTCTACAAATGGTTGTTAAGTAGCTTCTTGGAGGTAATGAGGCACAAGGAGCCGAAAGTCGTTATCACAGATGGCGATGAATCCATGCGAGAGGCCATTAGATGTGAATTTCCTAGTGCGACACAAAGACTATGCACCTGGCATCTTGCTCGAAATGCAGTTGTTAATATTAAAGACAAAGATTTGTGTGCTGCGTTTAAGACTGCTGTGTATGGTCACTTTGATATGGAAGAGTTTGACAGATATTGGATGGACATGATCACGTCATTCGGTTTAGAGGACAACGATTGGGTCGCAAAGACATACGAAAAGAGAGAGATATGGGCAAATGCTTATTTGTGTGAGAAGTTTTGTGCCGGCATACAAACCACTTCTCGGTGCAAGGGTATTAATTCATCACTTAAGAAATTTATCAAGTCTGGGAATTGCTTACTTAAGTTGGTCGAGAACCTGGATCGAGTAGTTAAAGATTACCGGAATAATGAGTTCATTACAGATTACAAGACTCTTTACTCAAATCCGGTGTTGACAACGGGTCTTGAAGCATTGGAAAGATCTGTGAGCAAGTTCTACACgaggaaaatattttatgaggtGCAAAAACAGATTGAGGGAGTTGGGGCATTGTTAGTGTTGCACAGGGACAGTATTGGTGGCACGGAGAAGTTCATGTTCCGAAAGTATCGAAAGTCTCATCATGTATACTCGGTTTTCGTGGATAGAAGTTGTGATAAGTATGAATGTTCTTGTAAGTTGTGGGAGAGATTAGGGATACCTTGCTGCCATATATTTTGTGTCCTGAAAGAGCTAGAGAAAGAAGAATTGCCGAGCCGATTGGTCCTGCGCAGGTGGTGCAAAGATGCCAAGGTCGCTGATAGTAGTAGTCAGCATGCCTCAGTCAATCCCACAGATGGATTTCGCGTTAGA encodes the following:
- the LOC110275155 gene encoding protein FAR1-RELATED SEQUENCE 5-like, whose protein sequence is MSDSESDLDDGSTSGLSGHWTDGWSTDSGDGDDLNGLEEPLTEEGDIGHSDSEYDGRDGGGSYMHAAVEDHANFENVMGIQFSYPDPVIASVLLSVEFNGIGDAYASYVAYAKGIGFAVRKGDSIKDEEGNIVRKFFYCNRQGLREKKHYERVDRKRTHKPEMRTNCNAKLVVFLDKSCRKWRTKTLVEEHNHELAPQEFTNVMAPHRKIPEGHKAHIHSMHEDGFKTTQIMGFFAHMCGGYQNLNFISKDLYNYMDGVRQSRIVEGDAAAAINYLKGKAELDPTAVVQYSYCAEKHLGHLFWSYGNMQHDYECFGDVLAFDSTYRKNLYNRPLVIFFGTNHHRQTIIFGFGLLEDEKIPFYKWLLSSFLEVMRHKEPKVVITDGDESMREAIRCEFPSATQRLCTWHLARNAVVNIKDKDLCAAFKTAVYGHFDMEEFDRYWMDMITSFGLEDNDWVAKTYEKREIWANAYLCEKFCAGIQTTSRCKGINSSLKKFIKSGNCLLKLVENLDRVVKDYRNNEFITDYKTLYSNPVLTTGLEALERSVSKFYTRKIFYEVQKQIEGVGALLVLHRDSIGGTEKFMFRKYRKSHHVYSVFVDRSCDKYECSCKLWERLGIPCCHIFCVLKELEKEELPSRLVLRRWCKDAKVADSSSQHASVNPTDGFRVRYGALWSACLSLCFTAAQCTKTYNTAMTEVARMSREFESLGGIGQMSSRVQVGADETHILDPKRNQRGRRSGSSIRANLWSFNQNDVLRQLTLADRHDHGVEFVPDRDWSHVALYKSRQTSLRQVCTSLHEPPPVYHKQTYESTTKGTVYRFLVVVPTDSEYSSCSAAGRYSTDEHLAHAAALMRKLLQLHSMVVDDFNHDLLEEEKLVHYETRNALERLRARYRNMASSFRNYRRLNHPEYMSSSSEYVSE